The Coffea arabica cultivar ET-39 chromosome 3c, Coffea Arabica ET-39 HiFi, whole genome shotgun sequence genome contains a region encoding:
- the LOC113734689 gene encoding MDIS1-interacting receptor like kinase 2 isoform X4: MGSFKIISIFVLVVLLAPSFHPRCGASASAEEAAALLKWKASFLSQNNSYLTSWNLQSGDAKNSSILPCTWAGISCIDGSVNRLNLSDWSIKGLRACESSQLIKKHVKDKRKEFVLITALPLLGSFILLGAFFGVLKLHDRRKQNSREEDTEVNKGGLFAICAYDGKALYKEIVSSTEEFSETFCIGKGGCGSVYKAQLPAGEVVAVKRLHNAPNVAKDKSFLNEIRALTEIKHRNIVKLFGFCSNAQHSILVYEYLERGSLAKILSIEEEAKELDWQERLNIIKGVAHALSYMHHDCSPPIIHRDISSNNILLDPECEAHVSDFGTAKFLRRDSSNWSSLAGTYGYVAPEFAYTMKVNEKCDVYSFGVLTMEVIKGKHPGDLIANLMSSKLEEIELKVLLDKRLLFPNRQIEESLLSILKLARECLHVDPQCRPTMLIISRYLASY; the protein is encoded by the exons ATGGGTTCCTTCAAAATAATCTCCATATTCGTTCTTGTCGTCCTACTTGCCCCATCTTTTCACCCCAGATGTGGAGCTTCAGCTTCTGCTGAAGAGGCTGCTGCTCTTTTGAAATGGAAAGCCAGTTTTTTGAGCCAGAACAATAGCTATCTAACCTCATGGAACCTTCAATCAGGCGATGCCAAGAATTCTTCTATACTTCCTTGCACTTGGGCTGGTATTTCCTGCATTGATGGAAGTGTCAACAGGTTGAACCTCTCAGATTGGAGTATTAAAG GGTTACGAGCTTGTGAAAGTTCCCAGTTGATTAAAAAGCATGTCAAGGATAAAAGGAAGGAATTTGTTCTCATAACTGCATTACCTCTTCTGGGATCATTCATACTTCTTGGTGCATTCTTCGGTGTTCTCAAATTGCATGATCGGAGAAAACAAAATTCAAGGGAGGAAGATACGGAGGTGAATAAGGGCGGTTTATTTGCCATATGTGCTTATGATGGCAAAGCATTGTATAAAGAAATCGTGAGTTCTACAGAAGAGTTCAGTGAAACATTTTGCATTGGGAAAGGAGGTTGTGGAAGTGTTTACAAAGCACAGCTTCCAGCAGGCGAGGTAGTAGCTGTAAAAAGACTTCACAACGCACCTAATGTAGCAAAGGATAAAAGTTTCTTGAATGAGATCAGGGCCTTGACAGAAATCAAGCATCGAAACATTGTGAAACTCTTTGGCTTCTGCTCAAATGCTCAGCATTCAATTTTGGTTTATGAGTACCTCGAAAGGGGAAGCTTGGCCAAAATCTTGAGCATAGAAGAAGAAGCTAAGGAACTAGACTGGCAAGAGAGGTTGAATATCATCAAAGGCGTCGCTCATGCTTTATCTTACATGCATCATGATTGTTCACCACCAATTATACACCGAGACATATCAAGCAACAACATTTTGCTTGATCCAGAATGCGAGGCTCATGTTTCAGATTTTGGCACTGCCAAGTTTCTCAGAAGAGACTCATCTAACTGGAGTTCTCTTGCAGGCACATATGGATATGTTGCACCAG AATTTGCCTACACAATGAAAGTTAACGAAAAGTGTGACGTTTATAGCTTTGGGGTCCTGACAATGGAAGTAATCAAAGGAAAGCATCCTGGCGACTTGATTGCTAATCTAATGTCTTCAAAGCTTGAAGAGATAGAATTAAAAGTCTTGCTAGACAAAAGACTTTTGTTTCCCAATCGACAAATTGAAGAGAGTCTTCTATCCATTCTCAAACTAGCAAGAGAATGTCTACATGTTGATCCTCAATGCAGGCCAACAATGCTCATTATTTCCAG gTATCTTGCCTCCTATTAA
- the LOC113734689 gene encoding uncharacterized protein isoform X1 gives MGSFKIISIFVLVVLLAPSFHPRCGASASAEEAAALLKWKASFLSQNNSYLTSWNLQSGDAKNSSILPCTWAGISCIDGSVNRLNLSDWSIKGSLYDFPFSSLPNLEDLDLSFNQIFGRIPKQIGNMSKLVSLDFGANELSGKIPPEICNLRNMNHLGFPSNQLSGPIPPVIGNLSSLQFLYLYQNNLIGAIPKSLGNLTKLIELDLTGNQFSGPLPELLCQSGILQNITVGENMLTGPIPKSLQNCSSLVRARFNGNHFQGNLSEMFGIYPVLDFIDLSNNKFYGKLSSNWGKCKMLKALIVAKNNIMGGIPPEIGNLTQLHKLDLSLNYLSGEIPRGVGKLASMIKLDLHGNQLTGGIPQELGMLMEFLDLSTNSLNGTLPELLGDLKHLFHMNLSNNVLSQKIPLQIGKLTQLSELDLSQNLFTGEIPSEFQNLQSLGTLDLSQNNLSGLIPKVLAELPGLLHINLSFNNLDGPIPSGRAFVNLTLEEVKGNKGLCGTITGLRACESSQLIKKHVKDKRKEFVLITALPLLGSFILLGAFFGVLKLHDRRKQNSREEDTEVNKGGLFAICAYDGKALYKEIVSSTEEFSETFCIGKGGCGSVYKAQLPAGEVVAVKRLHNAPNVAKDKSFLNEIRALTEIKHRNIVKLFGFCSNAQHSILVYEYLERGSLAKILSIEEEAKELDWQERLNIIKGVAHALSYMHHDCSPPIIHRDISSNNILLDPECEAHVSDFGTAKFLRRDSSNWSSLAGTYGYVAPEFAYTMKVNEKCDVYSFGVLTMEVIKGKHPGDLIANLMSSKLEEIELKVLLDKRLLFPNRQIEESLLSILKLARECLHVDPQCRPTMLIISRYLASY, from the exons ATGGGTTCCTTCAAAATAATCTCCATATTCGTTCTTGTCGTCCTACTTGCCCCATCTTTTCACCCCAGATGTGGAGCTTCAGCTTCTGCTGAAGAGGCTGCTGCTCTTTTGAAATGGAAAGCCAGTTTTTTGAGCCAGAACAATAGCTATCTAACCTCATGGAACCTTCAATCAGGCGATGCCAAGAATTCTTCTATACTTCCTTGCACTTGGGCTGGTATTTCCTGCATTGATGGAAGTGTCAACAGGTTGAACCTCTCAGATTGGAGTATTAAAGGTAGCCTCTATGATTTCCCGTTCTCATCCCTCCCAAATCTTGAAGATCTTGATCTCAGCTTTAACCAGATCTTTGGCCGTATACCAAAACAAATAGGTAACATGTCGAAACTCGTTTCTCTTGATTTCGGGGCTAATGAGCTGTCAGGCAAAATCCCGCCTGAAATTTGCAACTTGAGAAACATGAATCATTTAGGTTTTCCAAGTAATCAACTTTCAGGTCCCATTCCTCCGGTGATAGGGAATTTGAGCTCACTTCAGTTTCTTTACTTATATCAAAATAATCTCATTGGTGCAATCCCAAAGTCACTAGGTAATTTGACCAAATTGATTGAACTGGATCTCACCGGTAATCAGTTCTCCGGTCCATTGCCAGAACTATTATGTCAAAGTGGAATTCTCCAAAACATTACTGTAGGCGAGAACATGCTTACCGGTCCAATCCCTAAAAGCTTGCAGAACTGCTCAAGCTTAGTTAGGGCCCGTTTCAACGGTAACCATTTCCAAGGAAACTTATCAGAAATGTTTGGAATCTATCCAGTCCTGGATTTCATAGATCTCAGCAATAACAAATTCTATGGGAAACTCTCTAGCAACTGGGGTAAATGTAAAATGCTGAAAGCCCTTATAGTTGCAAAGAATAACATCATGGGTGGTATACCGCCAGAAATTGGAAATTTGACTCAACTACACAAACTTGATCTTTCTTTGAATTATTTATCAGGGGAGATACCGAGGGGAGTTGGGAAGTTAGCTTCCATGATTAAACTAGATTTGCATGGCAACCAGCTTACTGGGGGTATACCTCAAGAATTGGGAATGTTAATGGAATTTCTAGACCTGTCCACAAACTCCTTGAATGGAACTTTACCCGAACTTCTGGGAGATTTGAAACACTTGTTTCACATGAACTTGAGCAATAATGTTTTAAGTCAAAAGATTCCATTGCAGATTGGGAAGTTAACCCAACTTTCTGAACTGGATTTGAGTCAAAATCTATTCACAGGAGAGATACCATCTGAGTTTCAAAATTTGCAGAGTTTGGGGACATTGGATCTCTCCCAGAATAACCTCTCTGGTTTGATCCCAAAGGTTTTGGCAGAATTGCCTGGTTTATTGCACATTAATCTTTCTTTTAATAATTTGGACGGCCCAATTCCGAGTGGTAGAGCTTTTGTGAATCTAACCTTAGAAGAAGTAAAGGGAAATAAAGGTTTGTGTGGCACTATTACAGGGTTACGAGCTTGTGAAAGTTCCCAGTTGATTAAAAAGCATGTCAAGGATAAAAGGAAGGAATTTGTTCTCATAACTGCATTACCTCTTCTGGGATCATTCATACTTCTTGGTGCATTCTTCGGTGTTCTCAAATTGCATGATCGGAGAAAACAAAATTCAAGGGAGGAAGATACGGAGGTGAATAAGGGCGGTTTATTTGCCATATGTGCTTATGATGGCAAAGCATTGTATAAAGAAATCGTGAGTTCTACAGAAGAGTTCAGTGAAACATTTTGCATTGGGAAAGGAGGTTGTGGAAGTGTTTACAAAGCACAGCTTCCAGCAGGCGAGGTAGTAGCTGTAAAAAGACTTCACAACGCACCTAATGTAGCAAAGGATAAAAGTTTCTTGAATGAGATCAGGGCCTTGACAGAAATCAAGCATCGAAACATTGTGAAACTCTTTGGCTTCTGCTCAAATGCTCAGCATTCAATTTTGGTTTATGAGTACCTCGAAAGGGGAAGCTTGGCCAAAATCTTGAGCATAGAAGAAGAAGCTAAGGAACTAGACTGGCAAGAGAGGTTGAATATCATCAAAGGCGTCGCTCATGCTTTATCTTACATGCATCATGATTGTTCACCACCAATTATACACCGAGACATATCAAGCAACAACATTTTGCTTGATCCAGAATGCGAGGCTCATGTTTCAGATTTTGGCACTGCCAAGTTTCTCAGAAGAGACTCATCTAACTGGAGTTCTCTTGCAGGCACATATGGATATGTTGCACCAG AATTTGCCTACACAATGAAAGTTAACGAAAAGTGTGACGTTTATAGCTTTGGGGTCCTGACAATGGAAGTAATCAAAGGAAAGCATCCTGGCGACTTGATTGCTAATCTAATGTCTTCAAAGCTTGAAGAGATAGAATTAAAAGTCTTGCTAGACAAAAGACTTTTGTTTCCCAATCGACAAATTGAAGAGAGTCTTCTATCCATTCTCAAACTAGCAAGAGAATGTCTACATGTTGATCCTCAATGCAGGCCAACAATGCTCATTATTTCCAG gTATCTTGCCTCCTATTAA
- the LOC113734689 gene encoding uncharacterized protein isoform X2 — protein MGSFKIISIFVLVVLLAPSFHPRCGASASAEEAAALLKWKASFLSQNNSYLTSWNLQSGDAKNSSILPCTWAGISCIDGSVNRLNLSDWSIKGSLYDFPFSSLPNLEDLDLSFNQIFGRIPKQIGNMSKLVSLDFGANELSGKIPPEICNLRNMNHLGFPSNQLSGPIPPVIGNLSSLQFLYLYQNNLIGAIPKSLGNLTKLIELDLTGNQFSGPLPELLCQSGILQNITVGENMLTGPIPKSLQNCSSLVRARFNGNHFQGNLSEMFGIYPVLDFIDLSNNKFYGKLSSNWGKCKMLKALIVAKNNIMGGIPPEIGNLTQLHKLDLSLNYLSGEIPRGVGKLASMIKLDLHGNQLTGGIPQELGMLMEFLDLSTNSLNGTLPELLGDLKHLFHMNLSNNVLSQKIPLQIGKLTQLSELDLSQNLFTGEIPSEFQNLQSLGTLDLSQNNLSGLIPKVLAELPGLLHINLSFNNLDGPIPSGRAFVNLTLEEVKGNKGLCGTITGLRACESSQLIKKHVKDKRKEFVLITALPLLGSFILLGAFFGVLKLHDRRKQNSREEDTEVNKGGLFAICAYDGKALYKEIVSSTEEFSETFCIGKGGCGSVYKAQLPAGEVVAVKRLHNAPNVAKDKSFLNEIRALTEIKHRNIVKLFGFCSNAQHSILVYEYLERGSLAKILSIEEEAKELDWQERLNIIKGVAHALSYMHHDCSPPIIHRDISSNNILLDPECEAHVSDFGTAKFLRRDSSNWSSLAGTYGYVAPEFAYTMKVNEKCDVYSFGVLTMEVIKGKHPGDLIANLMSSKLEEIELKVLLDKRLLFPNRQIEESLLSILKLARECLHVDPQCRPTMLIISRLISTC, from the exons ATGGGTTCCTTCAAAATAATCTCCATATTCGTTCTTGTCGTCCTACTTGCCCCATCTTTTCACCCCAGATGTGGAGCTTCAGCTTCTGCTGAAGAGGCTGCTGCTCTTTTGAAATGGAAAGCCAGTTTTTTGAGCCAGAACAATAGCTATCTAACCTCATGGAACCTTCAATCAGGCGATGCCAAGAATTCTTCTATACTTCCTTGCACTTGGGCTGGTATTTCCTGCATTGATGGAAGTGTCAACAGGTTGAACCTCTCAGATTGGAGTATTAAAGGTAGCCTCTATGATTTCCCGTTCTCATCCCTCCCAAATCTTGAAGATCTTGATCTCAGCTTTAACCAGATCTTTGGCCGTATACCAAAACAAATAGGTAACATGTCGAAACTCGTTTCTCTTGATTTCGGGGCTAATGAGCTGTCAGGCAAAATCCCGCCTGAAATTTGCAACTTGAGAAACATGAATCATTTAGGTTTTCCAAGTAATCAACTTTCAGGTCCCATTCCTCCGGTGATAGGGAATTTGAGCTCACTTCAGTTTCTTTACTTATATCAAAATAATCTCATTGGTGCAATCCCAAAGTCACTAGGTAATTTGACCAAATTGATTGAACTGGATCTCACCGGTAATCAGTTCTCCGGTCCATTGCCAGAACTATTATGTCAAAGTGGAATTCTCCAAAACATTACTGTAGGCGAGAACATGCTTACCGGTCCAATCCCTAAAAGCTTGCAGAACTGCTCAAGCTTAGTTAGGGCCCGTTTCAACGGTAACCATTTCCAAGGAAACTTATCAGAAATGTTTGGAATCTATCCAGTCCTGGATTTCATAGATCTCAGCAATAACAAATTCTATGGGAAACTCTCTAGCAACTGGGGTAAATGTAAAATGCTGAAAGCCCTTATAGTTGCAAAGAATAACATCATGGGTGGTATACCGCCAGAAATTGGAAATTTGACTCAACTACACAAACTTGATCTTTCTTTGAATTATTTATCAGGGGAGATACCGAGGGGAGTTGGGAAGTTAGCTTCCATGATTAAACTAGATTTGCATGGCAACCAGCTTACTGGGGGTATACCTCAAGAATTGGGAATGTTAATGGAATTTCTAGACCTGTCCACAAACTCCTTGAATGGAACTTTACCCGAACTTCTGGGAGATTTGAAACACTTGTTTCACATGAACTTGAGCAATAATGTTTTAAGTCAAAAGATTCCATTGCAGATTGGGAAGTTAACCCAACTTTCTGAACTGGATTTGAGTCAAAATCTATTCACAGGAGAGATACCATCTGAGTTTCAAAATTTGCAGAGTTTGGGGACATTGGATCTCTCCCAGAATAACCTCTCTGGTTTGATCCCAAAGGTTTTGGCAGAATTGCCTGGTTTATTGCACATTAATCTTTCTTTTAATAATTTGGACGGCCCAATTCCGAGTGGTAGAGCTTTTGTGAATCTAACCTTAGAAGAAGTAAAGGGAAATAAAGGTTTGTGTGGCACTATTACAGGGTTACGAGCTTGTGAAAGTTCCCAGTTGATTAAAAAGCATGTCAAGGATAAAAGGAAGGAATTTGTTCTCATAACTGCATTACCTCTTCTGGGATCATTCATACTTCTTGGTGCATTCTTCGGTGTTCTCAAATTGCATGATCGGAGAAAACAAAATTCAAGGGAGGAAGATACGGAGGTGAATAAGGGCGGTTTATTTGCCATATGTGCTTATGATGGCAAAGCATTGTATAAAGAAATCGTGAGTTCTACAGAAGAGTTCAGTGAAACATTTTGCATTGGGAAAGGAGGTTGTGGAAGTGTTTACAAAGCACAGCTTCCAGCAGGCGAGGTAGTAGCTGTAAAAAGACTTCACAACGCACCTAATGTAGCAAAGGATAAAAGTTTCTTGAATGAGATCAGGGCCTTGACAGAAATCAAGCATCGAAACATTGTGAAACTCTTTGGCTTCTGCTCAAATGCTCAGCATTCAATTTTGGTTTATGAGTACCTCGAAAGGGGAAGCTTGGCCAAAATCTTGAGCATAGAAGAAGAAGCTAAGGAACTAGACTGGCAAGAGAGGTTGAATATCATCAAAGGCGTCGCTCATGCTTTATCTTACATGCATCATGATTGTTCACCACCAATTATACACCGAGACATATCAAGCAACAACATTTTGCTTGATCCAGAATGCGAGGCTCATGTTTCAGATTTTGGCACTGCCAAGTTTCTCAGAAGAGACTCATCTAACTGGAGTTCTCTTGCAGGCACATATGGATATGTTGCACCAG AATTTGCCTACACAATGAAAGTTAACGAAAAGTGTGACGTTTATAGCTTTGGGGTCCTGACAATGGAAGTAATCAAAGGAAAGCATCCTGGCGACTTGATTGCTAATCTAATGTCTTCAAAGCTTGAAGAGATAGAATTAAAAGTCTTGCTAGACAAAAGACTTTTGTTTCCCAATCGACAAATTGAAGAGAGTCTTCTATCCATTCTCAAACTAGCAAGAGAATGTCTACATGTTGATCCTCAATGCAGGCCAACAATGCTCATTATTTCCAGGTTGATATCTACATGTTGA
- the LOC113734689 gene encoding MDIS1-interacting receptor like kinase 2 isoform X3, translating into MGSFKIISIFVLVVLLAPSFHPRCGASASAEEAAALLKWKASFLSQNNSYLTSWNLQSGDAKNSSILPCTWAGISCIDGSVNRLNLSDWSIKGSLYDFPFSSLPNLEDLDLSFNQIFGRIPKQIGLRACESSQLIKKHVKDKRKEFVLITALPLLGSFILLGAFFGVLKLHDRRKQNSREEDTEVNKGGLFAICAYDGKALYKEIVSSTEEFSETFCIGKGGCGSVYKAQLPAGEVVAVKRLHNAPNVAKDKSFLNEIRALTEIKHRNIVKLFGFCSNAQHSILVYEYLERGSLAKILSIEEEAKELDWQERLNIIKGVAHALSYMHHDCSPPIIHRDISSNNILLDPECEAHVSDFGTAKFLRRDSSNWSSLAGTYGYVAPEFAYTMKVNEKCDVYSFGVLTMEVIKGKHPGDLIANLMSSKLEEIELKVLLDKRLLFPNRQIEESLLSILKLARECLHVDPQCRPTMLIISRYLASY; encoded by the exons ATGGGTTCCTTCAAAATAATCTCCATATTCGTTCTTGTCGTCCTACTTGCCCCATCTTTTCACCCCAGATGTGGAGCTTCAGCTTCTGCTGAAGAGGCTGCTGCTCTTTTGAAATGGAAAGCCAGTTTTTTGAGCCAGAACAATAGCTATCTAACCTCATGGAACCTTCAATCAGGCGATGCCAAGAATTCTTCTATACTTCCTTGCACTTGGGCTGGTATTTCCTGCATTGATGGAAGTGTCAACAGGTTGAACCTCTCAGATTGGAGTATTAAAGGTAGCCTCTATGATTTCCCGTTCTCATCCCTCCCAAATCTTGAAGATCTTGATCTCAGCTTTAACCAGATCTTTGGCCGTATACCAAAACAAATAG GGTTACGAGCTTGTGAAAGTTCCCAGTTGATTAAAAAGCATGTCAAGGATAAAAGGAAGGAATTTGTTCTCATAACTGCATTACCTCTTCTGGGATCATTCATACTTCTTGGTGCATTCTTCGGTGTTCTCAAATTGCATGATCGGAGAAAACAAAATTCAAGGGAGGAAGATACGGAGGTGAATAAGGGCGGTTTATTTGCCATATGTGCTTATGATGGCAAAGCATTGTATAAAGAAATCGTGAGTTCTACAGAAGAGTTCAGTGAAACATTTTGCATTGGGAAAGGAGGTTGTGGAAGTGTTTACAAAGCACAGCTTCCAGCAGGCGAGGTAGTAGCTGTAAAAAGACTTCACAACGCACCTAATGTAGCAAAGGATAAAAGTTTCTTGAATGAGATCAGGGCCTTGACAGAAATCAAGCATCGAAACATTGTGAAACTCTTTGGCTTCTGCTCAAATGCTCAGCATTCAATTTTGGTTTATGAGTACCTCGAAAGGGGAAGCTTGGCCAAAATCTTGAGCATAGAAGAAGAAGCTAAGGAACTAGACTGGCAAGAGAGGTTGAATATCATCAAAGGCGTCGCTCATGCTTTATCTTACATGCATCATGATTGTTCACCACCAATTATACACCGAGACATATCAAGCAACAACATTTTGCTTGATCCAGAATGCGAGGCTCATGTTTCAGATTTTGGCACTGCCAAGTTTCTCAGAAGAGACTCATCTAACTGGAGTTCTCTTGCAGGCACATATGGATATGTTGCACCAG AATTTGCCTACACAATGAAAGTTAACGAAAAGTGTGACGTTTATAGCTTTGGGGTCCTGACAATGGAAGTAATCAAAGGAAAGCATCCTGGCGACTTGATTGCTAATCTAATGTCTTCAAAGCTTGAAGAGATAGAATTAAAAGTCTTGCTAGACAAAAGACTTTTGTTTCCCAATCGACAAATTGAAGAGAGTCTTCTATCCATTCTCAAACTAGCAAGAGAATGTCTACATGTTGATCCTCAATGCAGGCCAACAATGCTCATTATTTCCAG gTATCTTGCCTCCTATTAA